One Antarctobacter heliothermus DNA segment encodes these proteins:
- a CDS encoding recombinase family protein, whose protein sequence is MIIKPPSNPKKKQCILYLRLSSARQTSDGAGMSSQERRCRDYAELSGYQVAEVFKDAISGRHADRPGMNELLAFLRAEQTKPYIVVLDDITRFARDVSTHATLRDKITACGVTIESPTKEIQ, encoded by the coding sequence ATGATCATCAAGCCTCCCTCCAACCCGAAAAAGAAACAGTGCATTCTGTACCTTCGCCTTTCATCTGCACGGCAGACAAGCGATGGCGCAGGAATGTCTAGCCAAGAACGCCGGTGCCGCGACTACGCCGAACTTAGCGGCTATCAAGTTGCAGAAGTCTTCAAGGATGCCATCTCGGGTCGGCATGCTGACCGTCCGGGAATGAACGAACTGCTCGCATTTCTCCGTGCGGAGCAAACCAAACCTTACATTGTAGTTTTGGATGACATCACGCGCTTTGCGCGTGATGTTTCGACCCACGCGACACTGCGCGATAAAATCACTGCGTGTGGGGTCACGATTGAAAGCCCCACGAAAGAAATTCAGTAA
- a CDS encoding Hint domain-containing protein yields the protein MAPNKVQRGSGIPTARHVAQDTPFNALTYGTFVLTLDGALPVEYLTPGDRVITRDSGTARLQALYTHRRRLAAVTIAPGTLGHMRPDHEVTLPAVQEILLRDWRASALFGARQALAPLSRLVDGTFIRDAGKVDLQLYELVFDTPHIVYADGLELASSAQRQVLT from the coding sequence ATGGCCCCGAACAAGGTCCAGCGTGGCAGTGGGATTCCCACGGCCCGACACGTCGCTCAGGACACCCCGTTCAACGCGCTCACCTATGGCACGTTTGTACTGACCCTTGATGGCGCGTTGCCGGTGGAATATCTGACGCCCGGCGACCGCGTGATCACCCGCGACAGCGGCACCGCGCGATTGCAGGCTCTATACACGCATCGGCGACGGCTGGCCGCCGTTACCATCGCGCCGGGCACATTGGGCCATATGCGTCCCGACCATGAGGTCACGTTGCCTGCTGTGCAGGAAATCCTGTTGCGGGATTGGCGGGCGAGTGCGCTATTCGGGGCGCGCCAGGCGCTTGCCCCCCTGTCCAGGCTGGTCGATGGCACATTCATCCGCGACGCGGGAAAGGTAGACCTGCAGTTATACGAACTGGTTTTTGACACGCCCCATATCGTCTATGCAGACGGGCTTGAACTGGCCTCATCCGCACAACGGCAAGTCCTGACCTAA
- a CDS encoding NAD(P)H-hydrate dehydratase: protein MTELLTSELMRAVELVAIQSGQVTGLELMERAGQGVVDAVLEEWPDLGQGEHRAVVLCGPGNNGGDGFVVARLLKERGWQVEVFLYGNPDKLPPDAKTNFERWGAAVRPLDAYALGESWGCDLLVDALFGIGLTRGLQPLGELFWNMEDMVDCHPVEVGHPRGRPAIVAIDVPSGICADSGRSFPHAEEHRRFAASAHLTVTFHTAKPGHYLDEGPSACGKLVVKDIGLVTPKDNDWRAQRQETCTLFGPVDPSLLRKDVKHHKYGHGHALIMSGPPGKGGAARLAARAALRVGAGLVTVGCPMRAVSEHAVHLNAIMVQGLDGTHGLAELLEDSRFSALCLGPGMGLGPSTGELVKTALASGRGIVLDADALSRFQRTPQALFDLLHESCVLTPHGGEFARLFPDLSERLTTAPDIGPAYSKVDATREAAARAGCVVVFKGADTVIAAPDGRCSISAAVYERAAPWLATAGSGDVLAGIICGLMARGLPAMNAAETGTWLHVEAARAFGPGLIAEDLPETLPRVFRDLGL, encoded by the coding sequence ATGACGGAACTTTTGACATCTGAGCTGATGCGTGCGGTTGAACTGGTGGCCATTCAGAGTGGTCAAGTGACCGGGCTGGAACTGATGGAGCGCGCGGGACAGGGCGTGGTCGACGCGGTTCTGGAGGAATGGCCAGATCTGGGGCAGGGCGAACACCGCGCTGTCGTGCTTTGTGGGCCGGGCAACAACGGCGGCGACGGATTTGTCGTGGCCCGCCTGTTAAAAGAGCGCGGTTGGCAGGTTGAGGTGTTCCTTTACGGTAACCCGGACAAACTGCCGCCCGATGCCAAGACCAATTTCGAACGCTGGGGCGCTGCGGTGCGTCCACTGGACGCCTATGCCCTTGGCGAAAGCTGGGGCTGCGACCTGCTGGTGGATGCGCTGTTCGGCATCGGGCTGACACGAGGCCTGCAGCCCTTGGGCGAATTGTTCTGGAACATGGAGGACATGGTCGATTGCCATCCCGTCGAAGTGGGGCATCCCCGCGGTCGACCCGCTATCGTGGCCATCGACGTCCCCAGTGGCATTTGTGCCGATTCGGGGCGCTCCTTTCCCCACGCAGAAGAACACAGGCGGTTCGCGGCCAGCGCGCACCTGACAGTAACGTTTCACACCGCCAAACCCGGACACTATCTGGACGAGGGGCCATCGGCCTGCGGGAAACTGGTGGTCAAAGACATCGGTCTCGTGACGCCGAAAGACAATGATTGGCGCGCCCAGCGGCAAGAGACGTGCACGCTGTTCGGACCTGTCGATCCTTCATTGTTGCGAAAAGATGTGAAGCATCACAAATACGGCCACGGTCACGCGCTGATAATGTCGGGGCCGCCGGGTAAAGGCGGAGCAGCCCGGCTGGCCGCGCGTGCTGCTCTGCGGGTCGGCGCGGGTCTGGTCACGGTGGGATGCCCTATGCGCGCTGTGTCGGAGCATGCGGTACATCTGAACGCGATTATGGTGCAAGGGCTGGACGGCACCCATGGGCTGGCGGAACTGCTTGAGGACAGCCGCTTCTCTGCGCTGTGTTTGGGGCCGGGGATGGGATTGGGCCCATCAACCGGCGAGTTGGTGAAAACCGCCCTCGCATCGGGGCGGGGCATCGTGCTGGACGCAGACGCGCTGTCGCGCTTTCAGCGCACGCCGCAGGCGTTGTTTGATCTGTTGCATGAGAGTTGTGTTCTGACACCGCATGGCGGCGAATTCGCGCGACTTTTCCCGGATCTGTCAGAAAGGCTGACCACAGCGCCCGACATCGGCCCCGCCTATTCCAAAGTCGATGCCACCCGCGAGGCCGCGGCGCGGGCCGGGTGCGTGGTGGTCTTCAAAGGGGCGGATACGGTGATCGCCGCGCCGGATGGTCGGTGCAGTATCAGCGCGGCTGTCTATGAAAGAGCCGCCCCTTGGTTGGCCACCGCCGGGTCTGGCGACGTTCTGGCGGGGATCATCTGTGGCCTGATGGCGCGCGGGCTGCCGGCGATGAATGCGGCAGAAACAGGGACATGGCTGCACGTCGAGGCGGCGCGAGCGTTTGGACCGGGCCTGATTGCCGAAGACCTGCCAGAGACGCTGCCAAGGGTGTTTCGCGATCTGGGACTGTGA
- a CDS encoding P-II family nitrogen regulator: MKKIEAIIKPFKLDEVKEALQEAGIQGLSVVEVKGFGRQKGHTELYRGAEYVVDFLPKVKIEIVLDDDQVDGAIEAIVEAAKTDKIGDGKIFVSNVEQAIRIRTGETGSDAL, translated from the coding sequence ATGAAAAAGATCGAAGCAATCATCAAGCCATTCAAGCTGGATGAAGTTAAAGAAGCCCTGCAAGAAGCAGGCATTCAGGGCCTTTCGGTTGTCGAGGTAAAGGGTTTTGGCCGTCAGAAGGGCCACACCGAACTCTACCGCGGTGCGGAATACGTCGTCGACTTTCTGCCCAAGGTGAAGATCGAGATCGTTCTGGATGACGATCAGGTCGATGGCGCCATCGAGGCCATTGTCGAAGCCGCCAAGACCGACAAGATCGGCGACGGCAAGATCTTTGTCAGCAATGTCGAACAGGCCATCCGCATTCGCACCGGGGAAACCGGCTCGGACGCTCTGTAA
- the glnA gene encoding type I glutamate--ammonia ligase: MSNAVLTMIKEEDVAYVDIRFTDPRGRLQHVTVVADLVDEDFLEEGFMFDGSSIAGWKSIEASDMKLMPDESSAYIDPFYAEKTLCIHCSVVEPDTGEPYERDPRGTAEKAEAYLKASGIGDVSYWGPEAEFFLFDDVRYSNTMNKVSYEVDALDASWNSDTEYEMGNTGHRPGIKGGYFPVNPTDDGQDIRSEMLSTMKRIGMKVDKHHHEVASCQHELGLIFGTLTKQADELQKYKYIIHNVAQAYGKSATFMPKPIYGDNGTGMHCNMSIWKDGKPLFAGDKYADLSDEALFFIGGILKHAKTLNAFTNPSTNSYKRLIPGFEAPVLRAYSASNRSGCVRIPWTESPKAKRVEARFPDPSANPYLCFAALLMAGLDGIQNKIHPGEAMDKNLYDLPPEELEGIPTVCGSLREAIDCLKADHDFLLKGDVFTKDQIAGFIDLKMEEIELYEHTPHPVEFGMYYSC; the protein is encoded by the coding sequence ATGAGCAACGCTGTTCTCACCATGATCAAGGAAGAAGACGTCGCCTACGTCGACATCCGTTTTACTGACCCGCGCGGCCGTCTTCAGCACGTTACCGTCGTGGCCGACCTGGTCGACGAGGATTTCCTCGAAGAAGGCTTTATGTTTGACGGATCGTCCATCGCGGGCTGGAAGTCGATCGAAGCATCGGACATGAAACTGATGCCCGATGAGAGTAGCGCCTATATCGACCCGTTCTATGCGGAAAAGACGCTTTGCATCCACTGTTCCGTGGTTGAGCCCGACACCGGCGAACCCTATGAGCGCGACCCACGCGGCACCGCCGAAAAGGCAGAGGCCTATCTCAAGGCCTCCGGCATCGGTGACGTGTCCTATTGGGGCCCCGAAGCGGAATTCTTCCTGTTCGACGACGTGCGTTACTCGAACACCATGAACAAGGTGTCCTATGAGGTCGACGCGCTTGACGCGTCGTGGAACTCTGACACCGAATACGAGATGGGCAACACCGGCCACCGTCCGGGCATAAAGGGCGGCTATTTCCCGGTCAACCCGACCGACGACGGTCAGGACATCCGTTCGGAAATGCTGTCGACGATGAAGCGCATCGGCATGAAGGTCGACAAGCACCACCATGAGGTCGCGTCGTGCCAGCATGAGCTGGGTCTGATCTTTGGGACGCTGACCAAGCAGGCCGATGAACTGCAGAAATACAAGTACATCATCCACAACGTGGCCCAGGCCTATGGCAAGTCGGCAACCTTCATGCCCAAGCCGATCTATGGCGACAACGGCACCGGCATGCACTGCAACATGTCGATTTGGAAAGACGGCAAACCGCTGTTTGCTGGCGACAAGTATGCCGATCTGTCGGATGAGGCACTGTTCTTCATCGGCGGCATCCTCAAGCACGCCAAGACGCTGAACGCCTTCACCAACCCGTCGACCAACAGCTACAAGCGCCTGATCCCGGGCTTTGAAGCCCCCGTTCTGCGCGCCTATTCGGCCAGCAACCGGTCCGGTTGTGTGCGTATTCCGTGGACGGAATCGCCCAAGGCCAAGCGCGTCGAGGCACGTTTCCCCGATCCGTCGGCAAACCCCTACCTGTGCTTTGCCGCCCTTCTGATGGCTGGTCTGGATGGTATCCAGAACAAGATCCATCCGGGTGAGGCAATGGACAAGAACCTGTACGATCTGCCGCCGGAAGAGCTGGAAGGTATCCCGACCGTCTGTGGTTCGCTGCGTGAAGCCATCGACTGCCTCAAGGCCGACCACGACTTCCTGCTCAAAGGCGACGTGTTCACCAAAGATCAGATCGCCGGTTTCATCGACCTCAAGATGGAAGAGATCGAACTGTACGAACACACACCGCACCCGGTTGAGTTCGGCATGTATTACAGCTGCTGA
- a CDS encoding lytic murein transglycosylase: protein MRRLVPAFALALLTAAPVFAAGCGNTASGFDAWKGEFAKEARAAGVGDRGVNALMSARYSTKTINADRNQKGVKYSFDRFVKIRLGSLDSFANGARKRINQNKAFYDSLEKRFGVPAGIIVSIHGMETGYGRSMGTEPVINSILTVAYDCRRPQLFRPHAIAALKMVDQGMLSPTQKGAFHGELGHTQFLPGNAMRYGVDANGDGRVDFYNQSDALASTANFLRQKGWKKGQPYGPGTHNFRVLNEWNAATVYQQAISAAAERIHR from the coding sequence ATGCGTCGCCTTGTTCCTGCTTTCGCCCTTGCCCTACTGACCGCCGCCCCCGTGTTCGCAGCCGGATGCGGCAATACCGCTTCAGGCTTTGACGCCTGGAAAGGTGAGTTCGCCAAAGAAGCGCGCGCCGCCGGTGTCGGTGATCGTGGCGTCAATGCGCTGATGAGCGCACGCTATTCGACCAAAACCATCAACGCCGACCGCAACCAGAAAGGCGTGAAATACAGCTTTGATCGGTTTGTTAAGATCCGTCTTGGGTCACTCGACAGTTTCGCAAATGGCGCGCGCAAGCGGATCAACCAGAACAAGGCCTTTTACGATTCGCTTGAAAAGCGGTTCGGCGTGCCTGCCGGGATCATCGTGTCCATTCACGGCATGGAAACCGGTTATGGCCGTTCCATGGGGACAGAGCCGGTGATCAACTCGATCCTGACGGTCGCCTATGACTGCCGCCGCCCACAACTGTTCCGCCCGCACGCGATTGCCGCGCTTAAGATGGTGGATCAGGGCATGTTGTCGCCAACGCAAAAGGGCGCGTTCCATGGTGAGCTGGGTCACACCCAATTCCTGCCCGGCAATGCCATGCGCTACGGCGTCGATGCCAACGGCGATGGGCGCGTCGACTTCTATAACCAGTCCGATGCGCTGGCCTCGACCGCCAATTTCCTGCGCCAGAAGGGGTGGAAAAAGGGGCAGCCCTACGGCCCCGGCACACATAACTTCCGTGTCCTGAATGAATGGAATGCCGCCACTGTCTATCAGCAGGCGATCTCGGCCGCAGCTGAGCGCATCCATCGCTGA
- a CDS encoding DUF3445 domain-containing protein — protein MRPPVASFSGGGARLADGKWGIPASALAGYHLRMILQSCIPYDIHETPRLPGIKPLNPADWLQVDEVYAEQMAKRRHLLDTQRGAVLALDPQAAVAARELSEMVLTALPEGFTVSATSVRCPDGAVVARDATDPLGTLGRIVQEDLCLMEKRGPEHVLTGAVLCFPASWRLDEKFMRPMTGIHDPVDSYDDILARRVQRLFDGVREGQPLWRFNAFPYAKAELHQPRSVTAPRAGVDPRIAPFWRSERQCLIRLPKTQAVVFSIHTYVVRNMAVTAGTG, from the coding sequence TTGCGACCGCCTGTGGCGTCGTTTTCTGGCGGCGGAGCGCGTCTGGCGGACGGTAAATGGGGGATTCCTGCCAGTGCATTGGCGGGCTATCATTTGCGCATGATCTTGCAGTCCTGCATCCCCTACGACATTCACGAAACCCCAAGGCTGCCAGGGATCAAGCCGCTGAACCCGGCGGATTGGTTGCAGGTGGATGAGGTCTACGCCGAGCAGATGGCCAAACGGCGGCACCTGCTTGACACGCAGCGCGGGGCGGTTCTGGCGCTGGACCCGCAAGCCGCAGTTGCGGCACGGGAACTGTCAGAGATGGTCCTGACGGCCTTGCCGGAGGGGTTCACTGTCTCCGCAACGTCCGTGCGTTGTCCGGACGGCGCGGTGGTCGCGCGGGATGCCACGGACCCGTTGGGCACGTTGGGCCGCATCGTACAAGAAGATCTGTGCCTGATGGAAAAGCGCGGACCTGAACACGTCCTGACCGGCGCTGTGCTGTGTTTCCCGGCAAGCTGGCGGCTGGACGAAAAGTTCATGCGCCCGATGACGGGCATCCATGATCCGGTGGACAGTTACGACGACATTCTGGCCCGGCGCGTGCAGCGTCTGTTTGACGGCGTGCGGGAAGGACAGCCGCTATGGCGGTTCAACGCCTTTCCCTATGCCAAGGCTGAACTGCATCAACCGCGCTCTGTCACCGCGCCACGGGCGGGGGTCGATCCGCGCATTGCGCCGTTCTGGCGGTCGGAACGGCAATGCCTGATCCGCCTGCCAAAAACGCAGGCAGTGGTGTTCTCGATCCACACCTATGTGGTGCGAAACATGGCCGTTACGGCAGGAACTGGCTGA
- the dddP gene encoding dimethylsulfonioproprionate lyase DddP, with product MNTHFRDTRKIDPTRGTLTGDNTPNDMDRIEIGPTRLALGEWATAGLEQPDLQAMRRYRWQRLTEHIVARDLAGLLVFDPLNIRYATDSTNMQLWNTHNPFRAVMVCADGYMVIWDYKNAPFLSSFNPLVREARSGADLFYFDRGDKVDVAADVFANEVRILLEEHAPDNRRLAVDKPMLHGLRALEAQGLTVVPGEEVTEKARSVKGPDEIKAMRCAVNACEAAMYEMERFTRENVPLGEVSENDIWAVLHAENIRRGGEWIETRLLTSGPRTNPWFQESGPRIVQNNEIVAFDTDLVGCYGICVDISRTWWVGDQAPRPDMIDAMRHGVEHIRTNMEMLRPGVSIPYLSRNTHVLRPEFQKLKYGCLMHGVGLCDEWPLVAYPDKMVEGAFDYELETGMTLCVEVLVSPEGGDFSIKLEEQVVITENGYENLISYPFDPALMGEG from the coding sequence ATGAACACCCACTTTCGTGACACCCGCAAGATCGACCCGACGCGCGGTACGCTGACCGGCGACAACACCCCTAACGACATGGACCGGATAGAGATCGGCCCGACCCGGCTTGCCCTCGGAGAATGGGCCACGGCGGGACTGGAACAGCCCGACCTGCAAGCGATGCGGCGCTATCGCTGGCAGCGGCTGACGGAACACATCGTCGCCCGCGATCTGGCCGGGTTGCTGGTCTTTGACCCGCTCAACATCCGCTACGCCACCGACTCGACCAATATGCAGCTGTGGAACACCCATAATCCGTTCCGCGCGGTGATGGTTTGTGCCGACGGCTACATGGTCATCTGGGACTACAAGAACGCGCCGTTTCTGTCCTCGTTCAACCCTCTGGTGCGTGAGGCACGGTCCGGCGCGGACCTGTTCTATTTCGACCGGGGCGACAAGGTGGATGTGGCCGCCGATGTCTTTGCCAATGAGGTGCGCATCCTGCTGGAGGAACACGCCCCCGACAACAGGCGGCTGGCGGTCGACAAGCCCATGCTGCACGGATTGCGCGCGCTGGAGGCGCAGGGGTTGACCGTGGTCCCCGGTGAGGAAGTCACCGAAAAGGCGCGCTCTGTCAAAGGCCCCGATGAGATCAAGGCCATGCGTTGCGCGGTGAACGCCTGTGAGGCGGCCATGTATGAGATGGAGCGGTTCACGCGGGAAAACGTGCCGCTGGGCGAGGTGTCCGAGAATGACATCTGGGCGGTGCTGCACGCCGAGAATATCCGCCGGGGTGGGGAGTGGATCGAGACGCGGCTACTGACCTCGGGGCCGCGCACGAACCCCTGGTTTCAGGAGAGTGGGCCGCGTATCGTTCAGAACAATGAGATCGTCGCCTTCGATACCGATCTGGTGGGTTGCTACGGCATCTGCGTCGACATCTCACGCACATGGTGGGTGGGTGATCAGGCCCCGCGGCCGGACATGATTGATGCGATGCGGCACGGGGTCGAGCATATCAGGACCAATATGGAAATGCTCCGGCCCGGCGTTTCGATCCCGTATCTGTCCCGCAATACCCATGTTTTGCGGCCTGAGTTTCAGAAGCTGAAATATGGCTGCCTCATGCATGGGGTGGGGCTGTGTGATGAGTGGCCTTTGGTGGCCTATCCGGACAAGATGGTTGAGGGGGCGTTCGACTATGAACTGGAGACGGGCATGACCCTGTGTGTCGAGGTTCTGGTCTCTCCCGAGGGGGGCGATTTTTCGATCAAGCTGGAGGAGCAGGTGGTGATCACCGAGAATGGGTATGAGAACCTGATCAGCTATCCGTTTGACCCTGCCTTGATGGGTGAGGGATAG
- a CDS encoding NUDIX hydrolase has translation MRIDGIGEFAARDARDAAEWSRLAAFCARHGQAAFSRDPHIGGHVTGSAFVLSSNGMSVLLTHHAKLNRWLQLGGHCDGIADARFVALKEAYEESGLSRIRLLSDAVFDVDIHEIPARGSEPAHLHYDVRFLMQAEAGKITASAESHALAWVPLADLSHHTRAESVLRMARRLEE, from the coding sequence ATGCGGATTGACGGGATCGGTGAATTTGCGGCGCGCGATGCGCGGGACGCGGCAGAGTGGTCCCGCTTGGCGGCCTTTTGCGCGCGCCACGGGCAGGCGGCCTTTTCCCGCGATCCGCATATCGGCGGTCATGTGACCGGCTCGGCCTTTGTGCTGTCATCGAACGGGATGTCGGTGCTGTTGACGCATCACGCCAAACTGAACCGCTGGCTGCAACTGGGCGGGCATTGTGACGGCATCGCCGATGCGCGGTTTGTGGCCTTGAAAGAGGCGTATGAGGAAAGCGGCCTGTCCCGAATCCGCCTGCTGTCCGACGCGGTGTTCGACGTGGACATTCATGAGATCCCGGCACGCGGGTCAGAGCCCGCGCACCTGCACTATGACGTGCGCTTTCTGATGCAGGCCGAGGCCGGAAAAATCACAGCCTCAGCAGAATCCCATGCGCTTGCATGGGTGCCGCTGGCCGATCTCAGCCACCATACCCGCGCCGAGTCCGTGCTGCGGATGGCCCGCAGGTTGGAGGAATAA
- a CDS encoding endonuclease/exonuclease/phosphatase family protein, which produces MKSVAAVLTLLVLASWAGPLHPAGDTLAVVRVPLLALAALAVIWTSWPRGVRWPLAVLALLALGQVVVMKLVAPAPGAFSVYQKNLLYRNAQIPQLSQDILAASPDVITLQELTGRNGEILDRLAADYPHRSTCPFYSWSRNAVLSRHPILPSGTLCLSGQGIAGLHLDTPQGPVWVLSLHLRWPFPHGQGAQAAALEQVIAGLEGPVILSGDFNMVPWGHSVRRLTRAAGLRRAGPLRPTYWLAPHGWPGGQVLPIPLPLDQVWSPGGGKAENRPLFGSDHAGVLARVHLDAD; this is translated from the coding sequence TTGAAGAGTGTTGCAGCGGTCTTGACACTGCTGGTGCTGGCCTCATGGGCCGGTCCACTGCATCCTGCTGGCGATACACTGGCGGTCGTGCGGGTGCCGCTGCTGGCGCTGGCCGCGCTGGCGGTGATCTGGACAAGCTGGCCGCGCGGGGTGCGTTGGCCACTGGCGGTTTTGGCGCTGCTGGCACTGGGGCAGGTGGTGGTGATGAAACTGGTCGCTCCCGCGCCCGGCGCGTTTTCCGTCTATCAAAAGAACCTTTTGTACCGGAACGCGCAAATCCCCCAGCTTTCACAGGATATTCTGGCGGCGTCCCCCGATGTCATCACCTTGCAGGAACTCACCGGGCGGAACGGAGAAATCCTTGATCGGCTGGCCGCCGACTATCCGCATCGCAGCACCTGTCCCTTTTATAGCTGGAGCCGCAACGCCGTCCTGTCCCGCCACCCGATCCTGCCGAGCGGCACGCTGTGCCTGTCGGGGCAGGGGATTGCCGGGCTACATCTGGACACGCCGCAAGGGCCGGTCTGGGTTCTGTCACTGCACCTGCGCTGGCCCTTTCCGCATGGGCAAGGCGCACAGGCGGCTGCACTGGAACAGGTCATCGCGGGGCTGGAGGGGCCGGTGATCTTGTCCGGCGATTTCAACATGGTACCTTGGGGGCATTCGGTCCGTCGGCTGACGCGGGCGGCGGGGCTGCGGCGCGCGGGTCCGTTGCGCCCGACCTATTGGCTGGCCCCGCATGGCTGGCCCGGCGGACAGGTTCTGCCGATCCCGCTGCCGCTGGATCAGGTCTGGTCGCCGGGGGGCGGCAAGGCCGAAAACCGGCCGCTCTTTGGATCAGACCATGCTGGCGTCTTGGCAAGGGTGCATCTGGATGCGGATTGA
- a CDS encoding bifunctional alpha/beta hydrolase/OsmC family protein codes for MPTERISFPGHAGDKLAARLDLPDGAPLATALFAHCFTCGKDIAAARRIAQRLCAMGIAVFRFDFTGLGHSCGEFANTTFGSNVGDLVAAAEYLEGRGLGPDLLIGHSLGGAAVLRAAPRIASAKAVVTIGAPFDPSHVTHNFADALETIRAEGQAQVDLGGRPFVIGRDFVEDVMAQELEPIIGSMKKALLVLHAPRDAVVDISNATRIFTAAKHPKSFVTLDDADHLVTGADDADYVAEVIAAWADRYLDLPAPAPPIGAPEGVVRVTEAAPDGFLQDIQNGPHHHALADEPAAYGGSNKGMSPYGFLAAGLGACTSMTIRMYARRKGWPLTGISVDVTHDKVHAQDAGTSATTRIDRFLRRITLEGDLDSDQRARLLEIADKCPVHKTLEQGAEIETELA; via the coding sequence ATGCCCACTGAACGCATCTCATTTCCCGGTCACGCCGGGGACAAGCTGGCCGCACGGCTGGATCTGCCGGACGGCGCACCGCTTGCCACCGCCCTCTTTGCCCATTGTTTCACCTGCGGCAAGGACATTGCCGCCGCGCGGCGCATCGCTCAGCGGCTTTGCGCCATGGGGATTGCCGTGTTTCGGTTCGATTTTACCGGGCTGGGGCATTCCTGCGGCGAGTTTGCCAACACAACCTTTGGCTCTAACGTCGGCGACCTTGTGGCGGCGGCAGAGTACCTTGAGGGCCGGGGGTTGGGCCCCGACCTGTTGATCGGCCATTCGCTGGGCGGCGCTGCGGTGCTGCGGGCGGCGCCGCGCATCGCGTCGGCCAAGGCGGTTGTCACCATCGGCGCGCCGTTTGATCCCAGCCATGTCACCCATAATTTTGCCGACGCGCTGGAGACTATCCGGGCCGAGGGACAGGCGCAGGTCGATCTGGGCGGACGTCCCTTTGTCATCGGGCGCGATTTTGTCGAGGATGTGATGGCGCAAGAGCTGGAGCCGATCATCGGGTCGATGAAAAAGGCTCTGCTGGTGTTGCATGCGCCGCGCGACGCGGTGGTGGACATATCGAACGCCACGCGGATCTTTACCGCCGCCAAACATCCCAAGAGCTTTGTCACGCTGGACGATGCCGACCATCTGGTGACAGGTGCAGACGACGCGGACTATGTGGCCGAGGTGATCGCCGCATGGGCCGATCGCTATCTGGATCTGCCCGCCCCGGCCCCGCCCATCGGCGCGCCTGAGGGCGTTGTGCGGGTGACAGAGGCCGCCCCGGACGGGTTTTTGCAGGACATCCAGAACGGGCCGCACCACCATGCGCTGGCGGATGAACCGGCGGCCTATGGCGGCAGCAACAAGGGGATGTCGCCCTATGGGTTTCTGGCGGCGGGTCTGGGGGCCTGTACGTCGATGACGATCCGCATGTACGCGCGGCGCAAGGGCTGGCCCCTGACCGGGATCAGCGTCGACGTCACCCATGACAAGGTACATGCGCAAGACGCCGGCACCTCTGCCACGACGCGGATCGACCGATTTTTGCGCCGGATCACGCTGGAGGGCGATCTGGACAGCGACCAGCGGGCGCGGTTGCTGGAGATTGCCGACAAATGCCCGGTGCACAAGACGCTGGAACAGGGTGCGGAGATCGAGACCGAACTGGCCTGA
- a CDS encoding biotin transporter BioY — protein MNLTLNRNVLVETFGATEGTALRLKQAALVVVGILALAVAAKIKAPVPGTPVMISMGTFAVLTIGAAYGPKLGLTTIIAYMLIGMLGFDIFQSSTADLNGISYMMGSTGGYLVGYVLAVLALGVLARAGWDRSAPKMAGAMLVGNVLIYVPGLIWLGMLYGWDKPILEWGLTPFLLGDGIKLALAAVILPLAWKLVGRARG, from the coding sequence ATGAACCTCACTTTGAACCGCAATGTGCTGGTTGAGACCTTCGGCGCCACCGAAGGAACCGCACTGCGACTGAAACAAGCCGCGCTGGTTGTGGTGGGCATTCTGGCCCTCGCCGTGGCGGCCAAGATCAAGGCGCCGGTGCCCGGTACGCCGGTGATGATCAGCATGGGAACCTTTGCGGTTCTGACCATTGGCGCCGCCTATGGCCCCAAGCTGGGCCTGACGACGATCATTGCTTACATGCTCATCGGTATGCTGGGCTTTGACATCTTCCAAAGCTCGACCGCCGACCTGAACGGCATCTCCTACATGATGGGCAGCACGGGTGGCTATCTTGTCGGCTACGTTCTGGCGGTGCTGGCGCTGGGTGTGCTGGCGCGCGCGGGCTGGGATCGCTCTGCCCCCAAGATGGCCGGCGCGATGCTGGTCGGCAACGTGCTGATCTATGTCCCCGGCCTGATCTGGCTGGGCATGCTGTACGGCTGGGACAAGCCGATCCTTGAGTGGGGCCTGACACCCTTCCTGCTGGGCGACGGCATCAAGCTGGCGCTGGCCGCTGTGATCCTGCCGCTGGCATGGAAACTGGTGGGCCGCGCCCGCGGCTAA